One Vibrio penaeicida DNA segment encodes these proteins:
- the ilvA gene encoding threonine ammonia-lyase, biosynthetic has translation MTLTTQTGAEYLRQILRAPVYEVAMVSPFQEMPRLSARIGNQIQIKREDRQPVHSFKLRGAYNMVASLTDQQKASGVIAASAGNHAQGMALSGSKLGIQTTIVMPKTTPDIKVDAVRGFGGNVVLHGNNFDEAKAEAERLSAEHGYTFVPPFDHPMVIAGQGTIGMEMLQQNGHLDYIFVPVGGGGLAAGVAVLVKQLMPEIKVIAVEPEESACLKAALDAGEPVVLDQVSMFADGVAVKRIGEETFRLCQQYIDGHISVSSDEICSAVKDIFEDTRAIAEPSGALALAGLKKFAEQHELKDKQLGTVLSGANTNFHGLRYVSERCELGEKREGLLAVTIPERQGAFFEFCNLIGGRAVTEFNYRYNDDQLANIFVGLRLQDGQQELDSVIQDLRDGGYPVVDLSDDEMAKLHVRYMIGGKPSKPLKERLYSFEFPEYPGALVKFLSTLGTHWNISLFNYRNQGADYGRVLCGFELEESDLTRFSAHLRELGYQCKDESDNPSYKFFLS, from the coding sequence ATGACACTGACCACTCAAACCGGCGCAGAGTATCTGCGCCAAATCTTGCGCGCTCCTGTTTATGAAGTGGCAATGGTGTCTCCCTTTCAAGAGATGCCTCGGCTCTCTGCGCGCATCGGTAATCAAATTCAAATAAAGCGAGAAGATCGCCAGCCTGTTCATTCATTTAAGCTACGTGGCGCTTACAACATGGTCGCAAGCCTGACTGATCAGCAAAAAGCATCAGGCGTCATTGCGGCTTCTGCCGGCAATCACGCTCAAGGCATGGCGCTGTCGGGTTCCAAACTAGGCATTCAAACTACCATTGTTATGCCCAAAACCACACCAGATATCAAAGTCGATGCGGTTCGAGGGTTTGGTGGAAATGTGGTACTTCACGGCAATAACTTTGATGAAGCCAAAGCCGAAGCGGAAAGGTTGTCTGCTGAACATGGGTATACTTTTGTGCCACCCTTTGATCACCCCATGGTGATTGCAGGGCAAGGCACGATTGGTATGGAAATGCTGCAGCAAAATGGTCACCTAGATTACATCTTTGTGCCTGTTGGCGGAGGCGGTTTGGCTGCTGGCGTAGCGGTATTGGTCAAACAATTGATGCCAGAAATCAAAGTCATCGCTGTCGAGCCTGAAGAATCAGCGTGCCTAAAAGCAGCATTGGATGCGGGTGAGCCAGTGGTTCTGGATCAAGTGAGTATGTTTGCGGATGGTGTTGCGGTGAAGCGCATCGGCGAGGAAACTTTCCGGCTTTGCCAACAATACATCGACGGTCACATCAGTGTCTCCAGTGACGAAATCTGTTCTGCCGTAAAAGACATTTTTGAAGATACTCGTGCTATCGCCGAACCCTCAGGTGCTTTAGCTCTGGCGGGTTTGAAAAAGTTTGCCGAACAACATGAGTTGAAAGACAAACAACTAGGTACAGTGCTATCTGGCGCAAACACCAACTTTCATGGTTTGCGTTATGTCTCTGAGCGTTGCGAACTTGGTGAAAAGCGCGAGGGTTTACTCGCGGTGACAATACCTGAGCGCCAAGGTGCTTTCTTCGAGTTTTGTAACTTGATTGGCGGCAGAGCCGTGACCGAATTTAATTACCGTTACAACGATGATCAGCTTGCCAATATCTTTGTCGGTTTGCGCTTACAAGATGGTCAGCAAGAGTTGGATAGCGTCATACAAGATTTACGCGACGGCGGATACCCTGTTGTCGATTTATCTGATGATGAAATGGCGAAATTGCACGTCCGCTATATGATTGGTGGCAAGCCGTCAAAGCCATTGAAAGAGCGATTGTACAGTTTTGAATTCCCAGAATATCCAGGTGCACTCGTGAAATTCTTAAGTACGCTAGGCACTCACTGGAACATCAGCCTATTCAATTACCGAAACCAAGGCGCGGATTACGGTCGCGTGCTTTGTGGGTTTGAATTGGAGGAATCGGATCTGACACGTTTCTCTGCTCACCTTCGAGAATTGGGCTACCAGTGCAAGGATGAGTCAGATAATCCATCGTATAAATTCTTTTTATCGTAA
- the punR gene encoding DNA-binding transcriptional activator PunR, producing the protein MFSKQSLEMLDTIARMGSFTAAAARLHKVPSAVSYGVRQIEQDLGVLLFRRLPRKVELTPAGETFIQHARQMLRDMEEVRAQTRRAALGWHQTLKVTLDNVVKLDKLKPMIEDFYQTFDFAELQINMEVFNGSWEAISQERTDIVLGATAAVPVGGDFGIRSMGDLEWVFVMSPAHPCVLEPVLNEETVSPYPAICLDDTSITLPKRHNWHYKEQRRILLPNWFSAIECLKNGVGVGYMPKHIAQGYLERGELYSRELLTVEHRPMSACCMVWRQSEEHRLRDWMINYLGGSEKLHQDWIASG; encoded by the coding sequence ATGTTCTCGAAACAATCTTTAGAAATGTTGGATACGATTGCAAGAATGGGCAGCTTTACCGCCGCCGCAGCGCGTCTACATAAAGTGCCGTCTGCGGTGAGTTATGGTGTCAGGCAAATCGAGCAAGATTTGGGCGTGCTGTTGTTTCGTCGATTGCCCAGAAAAGTAGAACTGACCCCAGCAGGGGAAACGTTTATTCAGCATGCAAGGCAGATGCTGAGAGATATGGAAGAGGTCCGAGCCCAAACGCGTCGTGCGGCATTGGGGTGGCATCAAACATTGAAAGTTACCCTCGATAACGTGGTCAAACTCGACAAATTAAAGCCGATGATTGAAGACTTTTATCAGACATTCGACTTTGCTGAATTACAAATCAACATGGAAGTGTTTAACGGATCTTGGGAAGCGATTTCGCAAGAGCGGACAGATATCGTACTTGGTGCTACGGCTGCGGTGCCTGTTGGAGGCGATTTTGGTATTCGTTCTATGGGGGATTTAGAGTGGGTCTTCGTTATGTCGCCAGCGCACCCCTGCGTTTTAGAGCCCGTTCTAAATGAAGAAACCGTAAGTCCATACCCAGCAATTTGTCTCGATGATACGTCGATAACATTGCCTAAGCGGCACAACTGGCATTACAAAGAGCAACGGCGCATATTACTGCCTAATTGGTTCAGTGCCATAGAGTGTTTAAAAAATGGTGTTGGGGTAGGGTATATGCCTAAACACATCGCACAAGGGTACTTGGAGCGCGGGGAGCTTTACTCAAGAGAACTACTGACGGTAGAACACAGACCAATGAGTGCTTGCTGTATGGTTTGGCGTCAGAGTGAAGAGCACCGATTGCGTGACTGGATGATTAATTACCTAGGTGGTTCAGAAAAACTGCACCAAGACTGGATTGCAAGCGGATAG
- the punC gene encoding purine nucleoside transporter PunC: MNISKYQLFYLACLSMLGFIATDMYLPAFKAMEQDLTTGPESIALSLSIFLGGLAVGQLVWGLASDKFGHKKTLIIGLLIFSAASMGLVFTKEIWQLLSLRFIQAIGVCAPAVIWQAMVISQNSKKVSQQIFSTIMPLVALSPALAPQLGVLLLNNIGWRSIFIALTLMGVVLVFMTLAQKESNALHKSTSVKADISALMHSRVYLGNVMMFATASAAFFAYLTGMPEIMAKLGYDAKDIGMSFIPQTIAFMLGGYLGKRFVGLYGDERVLKQLLALFSVSSMLVFVATQWALTTIYPLLIPFCFIAVANGALYPIVVNRALSSAKQSPATAAGLQNSLQICISGLASALVAWLASDALKVTGIAIIICLTGLWLGYFVSHEKAARHFTLPDNSRVARED; the protein is encoded by the coding sequence ATGAATATATCTAAATACCAACTCTTTTATCTTGCGTGCTTATCGATGCTCGGTTTTATTGCTACCGATATGTACCTACCCGCATTCAAGGCAATGGAGCAAGACCTAACGACAGGTCCCGAATCCATCGCTCTTTCTTTATCAATATTCCTAGGTGGCTTGGCTGTCGGTCAGCTAGTTTGGGGATTAGCCAGCGATAAATTTGGCCACAAGAAAACACTGATTATCGGACTACTGATTTTTTCTGCCGCGTCGATGGGGCTCGTTTTTACTAAAGAAATTTGGCAATTGCTAAGCCTTAGATTTATTCAAGCGATTGGAGTTTGTGCGCCAGCAGTCATTTGGCAAGCCATGGTCATTAGTCAAAATTCAAAGAAAGTAAGCCAGCAGATTTTTTCAACCATTATGCCCTTGGTCGCGCTATCACCAGCTTTAGCACCACAGCTTGGTGTCTTGCTACTGAATAACATAGGATGGCGCAGTATCTTTATTGCACTAACGCTAATGGGTGTCGTATTAGTATTCATGACACTCGCACAAAAAGAGTCTAACGCCCTCCATAAATCCACCAGCGTCAAAGCCGACATTTCTGCTCTCATGCACTCTCGGGTTTACCTAGGTAATGTGATGATGTTTGCTACGGCTTCAGCGGCTTTTTTTGCCTACCTAACGGGTATGCCCGAAATAATGGCAAAACTTGGCTACGATGCGAAAGATATTGGCATGAGTTTCATCCCTCAAACCATCGCATTTATGTTGGGTGGATACTTAGGGAAACGTTTTGTGGGTCTATATGGTGATGAGCGAGTGTTAAAACAGCTACTGGCTTTGTTCAGCGTATCCTCCATGCTGGTGTTTGTCGCAACACAATGGGCTCTGACGACCATCTACCCGCTACTGATTCCCTTTTGTTTTATCGCCGTAGCGAATGGCGCTCTTTACCCAATCGTTGTAAACCGAGCGTTATCAAGTGCGAAACAAAGCCCAGCAACAGCTGCGGGGTTACAAAATAGCTTACAAATTTGCATCAGTGGATTAGCCAGTGCCTTGGTTGCATGGCTGGCAAGCGATGCGTTAAAGGTTACGGGAATAGCCATCATCATTTGTTTGACAGGACTTTGGTTGGGCTATTTTGTCTCGCATGAAAAAGCTGCTAGGCATTTCACACTGCCTGACAACTCGCGAGTTGCGAGAGAAGATTAA
- a CDS encoding transporter substrate-binding domain-containing protein: protein MKKWLIGFSVLLLGLAQAHAASRLHEILDAGVLRVGTTGDWNPMTMKNPADNSYRGFDIDVTTELAKDLGVKVEYVATDWKTLVNGVTANKYDITGSASLNMSRAKVAGYSQPYFYLAFVPVVQKKDLAKFSDWSDFNQSNIRVAATLGTVQEKMVKDFFPDAKHVVIEAPARDFQELLARRADVSVTSNVEAATLVEKFKQLAIVPVEKPRRPTPISMLLPQDDQVWINYVNHWVELKKTQGFFKQTAEKWGLKSL, encoded by the coding sequence ATGAAAAAGTGGTTAATTGGTTTTAGTGTATTGCTGTTGGGATTAGCGCAAGCTCATGCGGCTAGTCGCTTGCATGAAATATTGGATGCGGGTGTACTTCGTGTGGGCACGACTGGAGATTGGAATCCCATGACGATGAAAAATCCAGCAGATAACAGTTACAGAGGCTTTGATATTGATGTAACGACAGAACTGGCGAAAGATCTGGGCGTGAAAGTGGAATACGTCGCAACCGATTGGAAAACATTGGTTAATGGTGTAACTGCGAATAAATACGATATTACAGGCAGTGCGTCACTTAATATGTCGCGTGCTAAAGTGGCAGGGTACAGCCAACCGTACTTTTATCTAGCTTTTGTCCCTGTGGTTCAGAAAAAAGATTTAGCTAAATTTTCTGATTGGAGCGATTTCAATCAATCAAATATCCGAGTTGCTGCGACGCTAGGTACCGTTCAGGAAAAAATGGTGAAAGATTTCTTCCCTGATGCAAAGCATGTTGTCATCGAAGCGCCCGCACGTGATTTCCAAGAACTATTGGCTCGCCGTGCTGATGTATCTGTTACGTCAAATGTAGAAGCGGCGACCCTGGTTGAGAAGTTTAAGCAACTCGCGATAGTGCCCGTTGAAAAACCTCGCCGTCCAACCCCGATTTCTATGTTGCTACCGCAAGATGACCAAGTATGGATCAACTACGTGAACCACTGGGTAGAATTAAAGAAAACTCAGGGCTTCTTTAAGCAAACAGCTGAAAAGTGGGGGCTGAAAAGCCTTTGA
- a CDS encoding amino acid ABC transporter permease, with protein MSSLFVALSVFLLSGCSDYQWGWYVLDPTTEQGLINLQFLIAGFEDTIYISLISMLLAMLLGLIVALPALSERKSLRAVNRIYVESIRSIPVLVLLLWVYYGLPTLMDVSLDYFAAGVIALTLAESAFMAEVFRGGIQAIARGQHEAAESLGLNYWQKMRLVILPQALRQILPPLGNQFVYILKMSSLVSVIGLSDLTRRANELVVNEYLPLEIYTFLVLEYLILILFVSQCVRWLEKRIAIPSN; from the coding sequence TTGTCTTCGCTTTTTGTTGCTTTGTCTGTATTCCTCCTATCAGGGTGCAGCGATTATCAATGGGGTTGGTACGTATTAGATCCCACGACCGAACAGGGTCTTATCAATCTACAATTCTTAATAGCGGGCTTTGAAGATACGATATACATATCTTTAATCAGCATGCTGCTCGCGATGTTATTGGGCTTAATCGTAGCGTTACCTGCTTTGAGTGAACGTAAATCGCTTCGAGCAGTGAATCGAATATACGTTGAAAGTATCCGTTCCATCCCCGTGTTAGTACTGTTGCTGTGGGTTTATTACGGTTTGCCGACACTTATGGATGTATCGCTCGACTATTTTGCAGCAGGGGTGATAGCACTTACTCTCGCTGAGAGTGCCTTTATGGCAGAGGTATTTCGTGGTGGTATTCAAGCCATTGCGCGTGGTCAGCATGAAGCAGCAGAATCGCTGGGGCTAAATTACTGGCAGAAAATGAGATTGGTCATATTGCCACAAGCCTTGAGACAAATACTTCCTCCGTTGGGTAACCAATTTGTCTATATTTTAAAAATGTCGTCCTTGGTCAGTGTTATTGGTTTGAGTGACTTAACTCGAAGAGCCAACGAATTGGTCGTCAACGAATACTTACCACTCGAGATTTATACCTTTTTGGTACTCGAATACTTAATACTGATCCTATTTGTTTCCCAATGTGTTAGGTGGCTAGAAAAACGTATTGCTATTCCAAGTAACTAG
- the glmU gene encoding bifunctional UDP-N-acetylglucosamine diphosphorylase/glucosamine-1-phosphate N-acetyltransferase GlmU, with protein MKFSAVILAAGKGTRMYSNKPKVLHTLAGKPMAKHVIDTCNGLGAQNIHLVYGHGGDQMKASLSQEPVNWVLQAEQLGTGHAVNQASSEFADDEKILVLYGDVPLISSQTVENLLEAQPHGGIALLTVVLDNPMGYGRIVRKNGPVVAIVEQKDATEEQKLIKEINTGVMVATGGDLKRWLANLKNENAQGEYYLTDVIAAAHDEGRAVEAVHPANPIEVEGVNDRAQLAKLERAYQRMNAQTLLEQGVMLRDPERFDLRGTLQCGMDVEIDTNVIIEGNVSLGDNVVIGTGCVLKDCEIDDNTIVRPYSVIEGATVGEECTVGPFTRLRPGAELRNDAHVGNFVEVKNARLGEGSKANHLTYLGDAEIGQRTNIGAGAITCNYDGANKFKTIIGDDVFVGSDSQLIAPVTVANGATIGAGTTLTKDVDEGELVITRAKERKIADWQRPVKIK; from the coding sequence ATGAAATTCAGCGCGGTTATCCTCGCTGCGGGTAAAGGCACCCGCATGTATTCTAATAAGCCTAAAGTGCTTCATACACTTGCAGGCAAGCCAATGGCAAAACACGTTATTGATACCTGCAATGGACTGGGTGCTCAAAATATTCACCTTGTTTATGGGCATGGTGGCGATCAAATGAAAGCGTCGTTGTCGCAAGAGCCAGTCAATTGGGTTCTGCAAGCCGAGCAGCTAGGTACAGGGCATGCGGTCAATCAAGCGTCATCTGAGTTTGCCGATGATGAGAAAATACTGGTGCTGTACGGAGACGTTCCACTTATTTCTTCTCAAACGGTTGAAAACCTATTAGAAGCGCAGCCTCATGGTGGTATTGCCTTGCTAACCGTGGTGCTAGACAACCCTATGGGCTACGGGCGTATTGTTCGTAAAAATGGTCCGGTAGTGGCGATTGTGGAGCAAAAGGACGCGACAGAAGAACAAAAGCTGATCAAAGAAATCAATACTGGCGTTATGGTGGCGACGGGCGGTGATCTGAAACGTTGGTTAGCGAATCTTAAGAACGAAAATGCGCAAGGCGAGTATTACCTGACGGACGTTATTGCCGCAGCTCACGATGAAGGTCGTGCAGTAGAAGCGGTTCATCCAGCGAATCCAATCGAAGTAGAAGGTGTGAATGATCGCGCTCAATTAGCCAAGCTTGAACGAGCATACCAGCGTATGAATGCGCAAACTTTGCTTGAGCAAGGCGTGATGTTGCGTGACCCGGAGCGATTTGATCTTCGCGGAACGCTACAGTGTGGAATGGATGTGGAGATTGATACCAACGTTATCATCGAAGGTAATGTTAGCTTAGGTGACAATGTGGTCATCGGTACAGGTTGTGTGCTGAAAGACTGTGAGATCGATGACAACACCATCGTTCGCCCTTACAGCGTCATTGAAGGTGCGACTGTTGGTGAGGAGTGTACCGTCGGACCATTTACTCGCTTACGACCTGGTGCTGAGCTTCGTAACGACGCTCATGTTGGCAACTTTGTTGAAGTGAAAAATGCACGCTTGGGTGAAGGCTCTAAAGCAAATCACCTTACGTATTTGGGTGACGCTGAAATCGGTCAACGCACCAATATTGGTGCTGGTGCGATTACGTGTAACTATGACGGTGCAAATAAATTCAAAACCATCATTGGCGATGACGTATTTGTAGGGTCAGACAGTCAGCTCATCGCACCTGTAACAGTGGCGAATGGTGCAACGATTGGCGCAGGAACAACATTAACAAAAGATGTCGACGAGGGTGAGTTAGTCATCACTCGCGCAAAAGAGCGTAAGATCGCTGACTGGCAGCGACCAGTTAAAATTAAATAA
- a CDS encoding F0F1 ATP synthase subunit epsilon, with the protein MAAMTFHLDVVSAEKRLFSGLVETFQVTGSEGELGIYPGHTPLLTAITPGMVRIVKQHGHEEVIYISGGMMEVQPGTATVLADTAIRGEDLDAAKAEEAKRKAEENIHNQHGDMDFAQAASELAKAIAQLRVIELTKKVR; encoded by the coding sequence ATGGCAGCAATGACCTTTCACTTGGATGTTGTAAGTGCAGAGAAAAGACTTTTCTCAGGACTTGTTGAAACATTTCAAGTGACCGGTAGCGAAGGTGAGCTAGGAATTTATCCTGGGCATACACCGCTGCTGACCGCTATTACGCCTGGAATGGTGCGTATTGTGAAGCAACACGGTCACGAAGAGGTGATTTACATCTCTGGTGGCATGATGGAAGTTCAGCCTGGTACAGCGACTGTATTGGCTGACACAGCTATCCGTGGTGAAGATCTAGACGCAGCTAAGGCAGAAGAAGCCAAGCGCAAGGCTGAGGAGAATATCCATAATCAGCATGGCGACATGGACTTTGCACAAGCGGCCAGTGAGCTGGCTAAAGCCATTGCTCAGCTTCGAGTAATCGAACTGACCAAAAAAGTACGCTAA